One Verrucomicrobiia bacterium genomic window carries:
- a CDS encoding c-type cytochrome, with product MDSSLRKLYPWFTLLGLIIGSLVIVAFYKDQFREWKEWQAKYNKQELARATTPEQRSEATRLPIEVRQILLNDPERVDRCTSCHVAVEDPSYAGMPEPLAYHPNHDRHPFNKFGCTICHQGQGRATTRDAAHGEVEHWDRPMLAMKYIQSACGKCHLPTDVPDAPKLAQGREVFERSGCIGCHKLQGAGGVIGPELDKVGASRSPEWLMKHFKDPAAVTPGSAMPPIQASDAELEALTLYVLSFTDEPLSAYYVSMKTIPGPQAGRRLFAEKGCLGCHSLGGKGGVVGPALDKVGQRRDAQWIIAHFKSPTALSPGSLMPQFNFTDQETRALTEFLLSISDTNVIGFLNIPALMTPLDRGKAVFKKYGCAGCHGQNGQGGVPNPNAKTAQQVPGLKFVSEGYTKDELKKRILDGQREIPALDPNKPAPPLYMPPWRGKIAEGELNDLVAFLNSLTPKGEKLDF from the coding sequence ATGGACTCTTCCCTCCGCAAGCTTTACCCTTGGTTCACCCTGCTGGGCTTGATTATCGGCAGCCTGGTCATTGTCGCATTCTATAAAGATCAGTTCCGCGAATGGAAAGAATGGCAGGCCAAGTACAATAAGCAGGAGCTGGCGCGCGCCACCACGCCAGAGCAACGCTCCGAGGCCACCCGGCTCCCCATCGAGGTGCGCCAGATTTTGTTAAACGATCCCGAACGGGTGGACCGCTGCACCAGTTGCCATGTCGCCGTCGAGGACCCAAGCTACGCCGGCATGCCCGAGCCCTTGGCTTATCATCCCAACCACGACCGCCACCCCTTCAACAAATTCGGCTGCACCATCTGTCACCAGGGCCAGGGCCGCGCCACCACCCGCGACGCCGCTCATGGAGAAGTCGAACATTGGGACCGACCAATGCTCGCGATGAAATACATCCAATCGGCTTGCGGTAAATGCCATCTGCCCACCGATGTGCCCGATGCCCCCAAACTCGCCCAGGGCCGCGAGGTCTTCGAGCGCTCCGGCTGTATCGGCTGCCATAAACTCCAGGGCGCCGGCGGCGTCATTGGCCCCGAGTTGGACAAAGTGGGAGCCAGCCGCAGCCCTGAGTGGTTGATGAAACATTTCAAAGACCCGGCGGCGGTTACTCCCGGCTCCGCCATGCCCCCCATTCAGGCCAGTGATGCCGAGCTGGAGGCGCTGACCCTTTACGTCCTGAGCTTCACCGACGAACCCTTGAGCGCCTATTATGTCTCCATGAAGACCATCCCCGGGCCGCAGGCCGGACGCCGCCTCTTTGCCGAAAAGGGCTGCCTGGGCTGCCATAGTCTTGGCGGCAAAGGCGGCGTTGTCGGGCCGGCCCTCGATAAGGTCGGCCAGCGTCGCGATGCGCAATGGATTATCGCCCATTTCAAAAGCCCCACCGCCCTTTCTCCGGGCTCGCTGATGCCTCAATTCAATTTCACTGACCAGGAAACCCGGGCATTAACCGAGTTCCTCCTCTCTATCAGCGACACGAATGTCATTGGATTCCTGAATATTCCCGCTTTGATGACGCCTCTGGACCGCGGCAAAGCCGTCTTTAAAAAATACGGCTGCGCCGGCTGTCATGGCCAGAACGGTCAGGGCGGCGTTCCCAATCCAAACGCCAAGACGGCTCAACAAGTCCCCGGCCTGAAGTTCGTCTCCGAAGGTTATACCAAGGACGAATTGAAAAAGCGCATCCTGGACGGCCAGCGCGAAATCCCCGCCCTGGACCCCAACAAGCCGGCGCCCCCGCTCTACATGCCGCCCTGGCGGGGAAAGATTGCTGAAGGCGAACTCAATGACTTGGTCGCCTTTCTCAACAGCCTCACACCCAAAGGCGAAAAGCTCGATTTCTAG
- a CDS encoding cytochrome b N-terminal domain-containing protein: MLKNLWNTFRLTRVGRSVFRVGLPESNLERAQAAISSFLLHMQPAKVNRRTLQFRTTLGLGLITLYLFLILIATGVLLMFYYVPATDYAYQNMKDLEFVVTAGQVLRNMHRWAAHLMVLFVVLHMCRAFYTAAYKPPREFNWVIGVSLFLLTLALSFTGYLLPWDQLAYWAITVGTSIAGYAPLVGQKLKFLFLGGHIVGESALIRFYVLHVIVLPLVALGLVAVHLWRVRKDGGLAHPAEPQITQEEFAAAQLPSAKTYGLMELARGTTPAVGILPEDEVFTWPNLIFREILLLMITIAVVLLLAICWNAPLEQIANPVHPPNPAKAPWYFLGLQELVAYSAFWGGVVVPGLVVTALVVLPYIDRKRRGVGVWFSGERKVALTLFSLCLSVAVILTVIGTAFRGPNWSFQLPWKPLHIEETSH, translated from the coding sequence GTGCTCAAGAATCTTTGGAACACCTTTCGCCTGACCCGGGTTGGCCGCTCGGTCTTCCGCGTTGGCCTGCCCGAGAGCAACCTCGAACGCGCGCAGGCCGCCATATCCAGCTTTTTGCTCCATATGCAGCCCGCCAAGGTTAACCGGCGCACATTGCAATTCCGCACAACCTTGGGCCTGGGTCTGATCACCCTGTACCTGTTCCTCATCCTGATCGCGACCGGGGTGCTGCTGATGTTTTATTACGTGCCGGCCACGGACTACGCCTATCAAAACATGAAGGACCTGGAGTTTGTGGTCACCGCCGGCCAGGTCCTGCGCAACATGCACCGCTGGGCGGCCCATCTGATGGTCCTGTTTGTTGTGCTTCACATGTGCCGCGCATTTTATACCGCAGCCTACAAACCACCGCGTGAGTTCAACTGGGTCATCGGTGTCAGCTTATTCCTGCTGACCCTCGCGTTGTCCTTTACCGGTTACCTGCTGCCTTGGGACCAGCTTGCCTATTGGGCCATCACCGTGGGTACCAGCATCGCCGGTTACGCCCCGCTCGTTGGCCAAAAACTTAAATTCCTTTTCCTGGGCGGCCACATCGTGGGCGAGTCAGCCCTCATCCGCTTTTATGTCCTGCACGTGATCGTTTTGCCTCTGGTCGCGCTGGGCCTGGTGGCTGTCCATCTGTGGCGCGTGCGCAAAGACGGCGGCCTGGCGCATCCAGCCGAGCCGCAAATTACACAGGAGGAATTTGCTGCCGCCCAATTGCCTTCCGCCAAAACCTACGGGTTGATGGAACTGGCCCGTGGGACAACCCCGGCCGTGGGAATCCTGCCCGAGGACGAAGTGTTCACCTGGCCGAACCTTATCTTCCGTGAGATTCTATTGTTGATGATCACCATCGCCGTGGTCTTGCTTCTGGCAATTTGCTGGAACGCGCCTCTCGAACAAATCGCCAACCCGGTCCATCCGCCCAATCCGGCCAAGGCCCCATGGTACTTCCTGGGCCTCCAGGAATTGGTGGCTTACTCCGCCTTTTGGGGAGGAGTCGTCGTACCCGGGTTGGTGGTTACCGCGCTGGTTGTCTTGCCATACATCGACCGCAAGCGCCGGGGCGTGGGCGTCTGGTTTTCGGGCGAGCGCAAAGTGGCTCTGACCCTCTTCAGCCTTTGCCTCAGCGTGGCCGTCATTTTGACGGTCATCGGAACCGCCTTTCGGGGGCCTAACTGGTCTTTCCAGTTGCCCTGGAAACCGCTCCATATCGAGGAAACTTCTCACTAG
- a CDS encoding ubiquinol-cytochrome c reductase iron-sulfur subunit, protein MFMIQTPNEKLQRRAFLSLSLGWCSALFAAGASLAAAGRFLVPNVLYEPSRRFKALKPDDYPEGPTFMPNLRVFLFRKGNSFRVASAVCTHLGCTVNLAGNGFHCPCHGSVFDQSGAVISGPAPASLAWFQLSLSRDGYLVIDTSQPVKADKYLVV, encoded by the coding sequence ATGTTTATGATTCAAACGCCTAACGAGAAACTTCAACGCCGCGCCTTTCTGAGCCTGTCGCTCGGCTGGTGTTCGGCCCTATTTGCGGCCGGGGCTTCCCTGGCCGCCGCTGGCCGATTTCTGGTCCCCAATGTCCTGTACGAACCCAGCCGCCGCTTCAAGGCCCTAAAGCCGGACGATTATCCCGAGGGACCGACCTTTATGCCCAATCTGCGCGTGTTCCTGTTCCGCAAAGGCAACAGTTTCCGGGTCGCTTCGGCGGTCTGCACGCACCTGGGTTGCACGGTTAACCTCGCTGGCAACGGGTTCCATTGCCCCTGCCATGGCAGCGTCTTCGACCAAAGCGGCGCGGTCATCAGCGGCCCTGCTCCCGCCTCCTTGGCCTGGTTCCAACTTTCTCTGAGCCGGGATGGCTACCTGGTTATCGATACCTCTCAACCGGTCAAGGCTGACAAGTACCTGGTGGTGTAA